The proteins below are encoded in one region of Mycobacterium botniense:
- a CDS encoding DUF6188 family protein → MTEQKMITHWLEGCAVQRIMFRDGLILNFDDYNELVVSAPMRLTLPATDTSPVEVVSIDPKDPAVEERPLFDFSGTTCTAVLWYDTGDLHLEFSDGHHIDVSPDATHTAWELYGKHHGYAACLARGKVRVVRHDMPDGDDSG, encoded by the coding sequence ATGACCGAACAGAAAATGATCACGCACTGGCTCGAGGGTTGTGCGGTACAGCGGATCATGTTCCGCGACGGTTTGATATTGAACTTCGACGACTACAACGAACTTGTCGTCTCGGCACCGATGCGGCTGACCCTGCCCGCGACGGACACCTCCCCCGTCGAGGTCGTTTCCATCGACCCCAAAGATCCGGCCGTCGAGGAGCGTCCCCTATTCGACTTTTCTGGCACTACGTGCACCGCGGTTTTGTGGTATGACACCGGAGACCTGCATCTGGAATTTTCTGACGGTCACCACATCGACGTATCGCCCGACGCCACCCACACCGCGTGGGAGCTGTACGGCAAGCATCATGGATACGCGGCTTGCCTGGCACGTGGCAAGGTGCGCGTGGTGCGACACGATATGCCTGACGGTGACGATTCCGGCTAG
- a CDS encoding SRPBCC family protein: MQGSATVRMKAPAEKIWELITDVRTIGRFSPETFEAEWIDGATGPAVGARFRGHVRRNGIGPVYWTTCRVTACEPGREFGFDVLLGDRPVNHWHYRLTPTDGGTEVTESFRLTPSVWTTLYYWLFGGYLRQRRNIRDMTTTLQRIKDVVEAA, encoded by the coding sequence ATGCAAGGCTCGGCGACCGTTCGGATGAAGGCACCTGCAGAGAAAATCTGGGAGCTGATCACGGATGTCCGCACTATTGGACGCTTTTCCCCGGAGACTTTCGAGGCGGAGTGGATCGACGGCGCGACCGGACCGGCGGTTGGCGCCCGGTTCCGCGGACATGTTCGTCGCAATGGGATCGGGCCGGTGTATTGGACGACCTGCCGGGTGACTGCATGCGAACCCGGCCGCGAGTTCGGTTTCGATGTCCTTCTCGGGGACAGGCCGGTGAATCACTGGCACTACCGGTTGACACCGACCGACGGCGGCACGGAGGTGACCGAATCCTTTCGGCTCACCCCCTCCGTGTGGACCACCCTTTACTATTGGCTGTTCGGCGGTTATCTGCGTCAGCGGCGCAACATTCGCGACATGACGACGACGCTGCAACGCATTAAAGACGTCGTCGAGGCCGCCTGA
- a CDS encoding SDR family oxidoreductase — protein MAKSIFITGAGSGIGREGVKLFHANGWRIGAIDRNDAGLALLADQLDAARLWTRRVDVTDRMALHSAVADFCAGNPGGGLDMMWNNAGIGESGWFEDIPYEAAMRVVDINFKAVLTGAYAALPYLKKAPGSLMFSTSSSAGTYGIPRLAVYAATKHAVKGLTEALSVEWQRHGVRVADVLPGLIDTAILTSTSDHSDGAGATRSAEEIRAAAPTRGMFRLMPAVSVARVAWRAYHHPSRLHWYVPKSIRWIDRLKSVSPEFVRGRIAKALPTLIPQR, from the coding sequence ATGGCGAAATCGATCTTCATCACCGGCGCCGGGAGCGGCATAGGCCGTGAGGGGGTCAAGCTCTTCCACGCCAACGGCTGGCGAATCGGGGCTATCGACCGCAACGACGCCGGCCTGGCGCTGCTTGCCGACCAGCTCGACGCCGCGCGGCTGTGGACCCGCAGGGTCGATGTGACAGACCGGATGGCCCTGCATTCGGCGGTGGCTGACTTTTGCGCCGGCAACCCGGGCGGCGGGCTGGACATGATGTGGAACAACGCCGGTATCGGCGAATCCGGGTGGTTTGAAGACATACCGTATGAGGCCGCGATGCGTGTCGTGGACATCAATTTCAAGGCGGTGCTCACGGGGGCCTATGCGGCACTGCCCTATCTCAAGAAGGCACCGGGCAGTTTGATGTTCTCGACGTCGTCATCTGCCGGCACATACGGAATTCCGCGTCTGGCGGTCTATGCGGCGACCAAACATGCGGTCAAGGGGCTCACTGAAGCACTGAGTGTGGAGTGGCAACGCCACGGTGTGCGGGTTGCCGATGTGCTTCCCGGCCTGATCGACACCGCGATACTCACTTCAACATCCGACCACTCCGACGGCGCCGGTGCGACACGGTCCGCTGAGGAGATTCGCGCCGCCGCACCCACAAGGGGCATGTTCCGGCTGATGCCCGCCGTCAGCGTGGCCCGGGTGGCCTGGCGCGCCTATCATCACCCCAGCCGATTGCACTGGTATGTGCCGAAAAGCATTCGCTGGATCGACCGTTTGAAAAGCGTTAGCCCCGAGTTCGTGCGCGGCCGTATCGCTAAAGCGCTGCCCACCCTGATACCGCAGCGGTAG
- a CDS encoding cytochrome P450 — protein sequence MRERLHWLVLHGFVRGVAAIGIRRGDPQARLIVDPAVKADPVPFYEELRSRGPLVRGRISYLTVDHAVASEVLRSEAFRVISLGSNLPAPLRWLERRSRDKLLHPLRPPSLLSVEPPDHTRYRKTVSSVFTPRAVAKLRDRVEETAAILLDELTDGPGVVDIVARYCSQLPVAIISDILGVPGPDRRRILEFGELAAPSLDIGLPWPQYRRVQRGIAGFNSWLAGHLRQLRRAPGDDLMSQLIQAAESGSAETYLTETELQGIAGLVLAAGFETTVNLLGNGIRMLLDAPEHLRKLSERPQLWPNAVEEILRLESPVQLTARVARTDTAVAGRVIRAGEMVVVYLAAANRDPAVFPDPHRFDIERANAGRHLAFSGGQHFCLGAALARAEGEVGLRAFFDRFPEVRAAGAGSRRDTRVLRGWSTLPVALGPARSMVAR from the coding sequence GTGAGAGAACGGCTGCACTGGCTGGTCCTGCACGGGTTCGTCCGCGGTGTGGCGGCGATCGGCATTCGGCGCGGCGACCCACAGGCCCGCTTGATTGTCGACCCCGCCGTCAAAGCCGACCCGGTACCGTTCTATGAGGAGCTGCGCTCGCGCGGGCCTTTGGTGCGAGGTCGTATCAGCTACCTGACCGTCGACCACGCGGTCGCTTCCGAGGTGCTGCGGTCAGAGGCGTTCCGGGTGATTTCGCTGGGTTCGAACTTGCCGGCACCCCTGCGCTGGCTGGAGCGCCGCAGCCGCGATAAGCTGCTGCATCCGCTGCGCCCGCCGTCGTTATTGTCCGTCGAGCCGCCTGACCACACCCGATACCGCAAGACGGTCTCGTCGGTGTTCACCCCCAGGGCGGTCGCCAAGCTCCGCGATCGGGTGGAAGAAACCGCGGCCATCTTGCTGGATGAGCTCACCGACGGGCCGGGGGTGGTCGACATCGTGGCCCGGTATTGCTCCCAGCTTCCGGTTGCGATCATCAGCGACATCCTGGGGGTACCCGGGCCGGATCGGCGGCGCATCCTCGAGTTCGGTGAATTGGCCGCGCCGAGCCTCGACATCGGGCTGCCCTGGCCGCAATACCGGCGTGTGCAGCGCGGAATCGCCGGGTTCAATTCCTGGCTGGCCGGGCACTTACGGCAATTGCGGCGTGCCCCCGGCGATGACTTGATGAGTCAGCTGATTCAAGCCGCTGAAAGCGGTTCCGCAGAAACCTATCTCACTGAAACCGAACTGCAGGGAATCGCCGGGTTGGTGCTTGCCGCGGGCTTCGAGACCACAGTGAACCTGCTGGGCAACGGGATCCGCATGCTGCTCGACGCCCCCGAACACCTGCGGAAGCTCAGTGAACGTCCGCAGCTCTGGCCGAATGCGGTCGAGGAGATTCTGCGGCTCGAGTCACCGGTTCAGCTCACCGCCCGGGTGGCGCGCACCGACACGGCGGTAGCCGGCAGGGTGATCAGGGCCGGCGAAATGGTGGTTGTGTACCTGGCAGCCGCCAATCGTGACCCAGCGGTGTTCCCCGATCCGCACCGTTTCGATATCGAACGCGCCAACGCCGGCAGGCACTTGGCTTTCTCGGGCGGCCAGCATTTCTGCCTGGGTGCGGCCCTGGCCCGTGCCGAGGGCGAAGTGGGGCTGAGGGCGTTCTTCGACCGCTTCCCCGAGGTGCGCGCCGCGGGCGCCGGCAGCCGGCGGGACACCCGGGTGCTGCGGGGTTGGTCGACGCTCCCGGTGGCGCTGGGTCCGGCGCGGTCAATGGTTGCCCGCTAG
- a CDS encoding N-acyl-D-amino-acid deacylase family protein: MTYDAIIRNGRWFDGTGAPSAIRDIGIRDGRVVAISPHRLGESGCPQVIDASGKWVMPGFLDIHTHYDIEVLDGPALPESLRHGVTTVLLGSCSLSTIYVDPVQAGDLFGRVEAIPRDHVIAALAKHKTWRSCEEYIAALEARPLGPNVAAFIGHSDIRAATMGLDRATRNSLQPTACEQVRMEQMLTEALDAGFVGMSSQQLLFDKLDGVTCRSRTLPSTYAKRRELRRLKALLRRNGRVLQSGPDIANPFDVVSQLVQSLGVFRKPLKTSLLSAADVKANPLVIHALGPAARFVTWLGGDFRWQHLPVPFTVYADGIDLVVFEEFGAGAEALHLRSEVERNALMRDEAYRRRFRKDYDSRFGVRVWHRDFFDAEIVACPDASVLGKSFGQVGLDRGGLHPVDAFLDLVVEHGRALRWRTTISNHRPGVLKKLARDSGVQLGFSDAGAHLRNMAFYNFGLRLLRHVHDAEKSGRPFMTIEHAVHRLTGELADWYRLDAGHLRLGDRADFVVVDPEHLDSSLDDYAEAAVEQYDSLARMVNRSDGAVNAVFVNGRAVFVEGAPTGLLGTQRTGSFLRAKTAALPNRRPPAAGGTDVSHSGVRSCRPLG; the protein is encoded by the coding sequence GTGACGTATGACGCCATCATCCGCAATGGCCGTTGGTTCGACGGGACGGGTGCGCCCTCGGCGATCCGTGACATCGGTATCCGCGACGGTCGTGTTGTGGCGATAAGCCCGCACCGTTTGGGCGAGTCGGGCTGCCCGCAGGTGATCGACGCTAGCGGCAAGTGGGTGATGCCCGGATTCCTCGACATCCACACGCACTACGACATCGAAGTGCTTGACGGGCCCGCGCTGCCCGAATCGCTGCGCCACGGCGTGACGACGGTACTACTGGGATCGTGTTCGCTGTCGACTATTTATGTCGACCCGGTTCAGGCCGGCGACCTGTTCGGCCGAGTTGAGGCAATCCCGCGCGACCACGTGATCGCTGCGCTGGCCAAACACAAGACGTGGCGCAGCTGTGAAGAATACATCGCCGCACTGGAAGCGCGGCCATTGGGCCCGAATGTGGCAGCATTCATTGGCCACTCCGATATACGGGCCGCCACAATGGGTCTGGACCGTGCCACGAGGAATTCATTGCAGCCGACAGCGTGCGAGCAGGTGCGCATGGAACAGATGCTGACCGAAGCACTGGACGCCGGCTTTGTTGGGATGTCCTCGCAACAACTTCTTTTCGACAAACTTGATGGAGTGACTTGCCGCTCCCGCACTTTGCCGTCGACTTATGCAAAACGTCGAGAACTGCGGCGGCTCAAGGCGCTTCTGCGTAGAAACGGCCGGGTCTTGCAATCCGGTCCTGACATTGCCAATCCGTTTGATGTTGTGTCTCAACTGGTTCAGTCGCTGGGGGTGTTCCGCAAGCCGCTGAAGACCAGCTTGCTCTCCGCGGCGGACGTCAAAGCCAACCCACTCGTCATCCACGCCTTGGGACCTGCCGCGAGATTCGTGACCTGGCTGGGCGGGGACTTTCGGTGGCAGCACCTTCCGGTTCCCTTCACCGTGTACGCCGACGGCATAGACCTCGTGGTGTTCGAAGAATTCGGTGCGGGTGCGGAAGCTTTGCATCTCCGCAGCGAGGTGGAACGAAACGCGTTGATGCGCGACGAAGCCTACCGGCGGCGCTTCCGCAAGGATTACGACAGCAGATTCGGGGTTCGGGTGTGGCATCGTGACTTCTTCGACGCCGAAATCGTCGCATGTCCGGATGCATCGGTGCTTGGAAAGTCATTCGGCCAAGTTGGCCTCGACCGCGGCGGCCTGCATCCTGTGGATGCCTTCCTTGATCTAGTCGTCGAACATGGAAGAGCGCTGCGGTGGCGGACCACGATTTCCAATCACCGGCCCGGGGTACTTAAGAAGCTGGCCCGCGACTCCGGAGTGCAGCTAGGTTTCTCCGATGCTGGTGCCCATCTGCGCAATATGGCGTTCTACAACTTCGGACTCCGGCTGTTGCGGCACGTTCACGACGCGGAAAAGTCCGGTCGGCCGTTCATGACGATCGAGCATGCCGTGCATCGGCTCACCGGCGAATTGGCTGACTGGTATCGCCTTGATGCCGGTCATCTTCGGCTGGGCGATCGGGCCGACTTCGTCGTGGTTGATCCCGAGCATCTTGACTCGTCGCTGGATGACTACGCCGAAGCGGCAGTTGAGCAGTACGACAGCCTGGCCCGGATGGTGAACCGCAGCGATGGCGCGGTGAACGCGGTTTTCGTCAATGGGCGCGCGGTCTTCGTCGAAGGCGCACCAACCGGCCTGCTCGGCACCCAGCGCACCGGCAGTTTCTTGCGCGCGAAAACTGCTGCACTACCTAATCGGAGACCGCCGGCGGCAGGCGGTACAGATGTGTCGCATTCCGGTGTGCGATCATGTCGACCACTCGGATAG
- a CDS encoding amidohydrolase family protein, with translation MATLASSALEHHIAAVPLIDQHVHGCWLTGGDRRRFENALNEANTEPLADSGFDSQLGFAVRAHCAPILGLPRHADPQQYWERRSQFTETELARIFLSAAGVSDWLVDTGIGDGVADVTTLAELSGGRAHELIRLEQVAEQAAHAAGDYASAFQEILHRRAASAAGTKSILAYRGGFEGVLSEPSPAQVSAAADRWRAAGGVRLRDRVLLRFGLHQALRLGKPLQFHVGFGDRDCDLHKANPLHLLDFLRQSGDTPIVLLHCYPYEREAGYLAQAFNNVYVDGGLSITFLGARAPAFIARLLEMAPFHKIVYSSDGFGPAELHFLGAILWRNGIQRVLQRFVDDGDWSEADAIRVVDMIAHRNATHLYRLPPAVSD, from the coding sequence GTGGCGACGCTGGCCAGTTCGGCGCTGGAGCACCACATCGCCGCCGTGCCGTTGATCGATCAGCATGTCCACGGGTGCTGGTTGACTGGGGGGGACCGGCGGAGGTTCGAAAACGCCCTCAACGAGGCCAACACCGAGCCGCTTGCTGACTCAGGCTTTGACTCTCAGCTGGGCTTCGCGGTGCGCGCTCATTGCGCGCCGATACTCGGTTTGCCGAGACATGCTGACCCGCAGCAGTATTGGGAACGGCGCAGCCAGTTCACCGAGACGGAGCTGGCCAGGATTTTTCTATCCGCCGCCGGGGTGAGCGACTGGCTGGTGGACACCGGCATCGGCGATGGTGTCGCCGATGTCACCACGCTGGCTGAGCTCTCCGGGGGCCGGGCACACGAGCTGATCCGCCTTGAGCAGGTAGCCGAGCAGGCCGCGCACGCCGCAGGCGATTATGCTTCAGCGTTCCAGGAGATCCTGCACCGACGCGCAGCCAGCGCTGCGGGGACCAAATCGATCCTGGCCTACCGGGGCGGATTCGAGGGTGTGCTCAGCGAGCCGTCGCCGGCGCAAGTCTCGGCCGCTGCCGACCGGTGGCGTGCGGCCGGTGGGGTGCGACTGCGTGACCGGGTGCTGCTGCGTTTCGGTTTGCACCAGGCCCTGCGGCTGGGCAAACCCTTGCAATTCCATGTCGGTTTCGGCGACCGGGACTGCGACCTGCACAAAGCGAACCCATTACATTTGCTCGACTTTCTGCGCCAGTCCGGCGACACCCCCATCGTATTGCTGCACTGCTATCCCTATGAACGCGAAGCGGGCTATCTGGCGCAAGCCTTCAACAACGTGTATGTGGACGGGGGACTGAGTATCACTTTCCTCGGGGCTCGCGCACCGGCGTTTATCGCCCGGCTACTCGAGATGGCGCCATTCCACAAAATTGTGTATTCGTCGGACGGGTTCGGGCCAGCAGAGCTGCATTTTCTCGGTGCGATCTTGTGGCGCAACGGCATCCAGCGAGTGCTGCAACGTTTTGTCGACGACGGTGACTGGAGTGAGGCCGACGCTATCCGAGTGGTCGACATGATCGCACACCGGAATGCGACACATCTGTACCGCCTGCCGCCGGCGGTCTCCGATTAG
- a CDS encoding glutamine synthetase family protein: MTATPLAAAAIAQLEAEGVDAVIATVVNPAGLMHAKTVPIRRTNTFADPGVGASPVWHGFAIDQTGIALSDTVGVVGDHRIRVDLSALRIIGDGLAWAPGAFFEQDGTPLAACSRGTLARVETALAEAGIRALIGHEIEFLLVNPDGSRLPSTLWAQYGLAGVLEHEAFVRDVTASATASGVGIEQFHPEYAPNQFEISLTPQPPVAAADQLVLARTIIGRVARRYGLRVSLSPMPFADSVGSGAHQHFSLATAEGPLFSGGTGARGMTAAGESALAGLLEGLPEAQGILCGSIVSGLRMKPGNWAGAYICWGTENREAALRFVCNARGKPNGSNVEVKVVDPSANPYFASAAILGLALEGIKHKAVLPPEITVDPATLPDHERQRAGIAALSASQSKAIAALDSSKRLRAILGDPAVDVVVAVRRLEQERYANLRPEQLADKFRMAWSV, from the coding sequence ATGACCGCCACACCGCTTGCCGCCGCGGCGATTGCTCAGCTGGAAGCCGAGGGAGTGGACGCCGTTATCGCTACGGTGGTGAACCCCGCCGGGCTGATGCACGCCAAGACGGTGCCGATACGGCGCACCAACACGTTCGCAGACCCCGGGGTGGGCGCCAGCCCAGTCTGGCACGGCTTTGCCATCGACCAGACCGGAATCGCGTTGAGCGATACCGTCGGAGTGGTCGGCGACCACCGTATCCGGGTGGATCTGTCGGCGTTGCGCATCATCGGCGACGGGTTGGCCTGGGCTCCCGGCGCGTTCTTCGAACAAGATGGCACGCCGCTTGCGGCGTGCAGCCGCGGAACACTGGCTCGCGTCGAGACGGCGCTGGCTGAGGCCGGCATCCGTGCGTTGATCGGTCATGAAATCGAGTTCCTGCTGGTCAATCCGGACGGCAGTCGGCTTCCGTCAACCCTCTGGGCGCAGTACGGACTGGCCGGTGTACTCGAACATGAAGCGTTCGTCCGCGACGTGACCGCCTCGGCGACCGCATCCGGTGTCGGTATCGAGCAGTTCCACCCTGAATACGCGCCCAACCAGTTCGAGATCTCACTAACACCCCAGCCCCCAGTGGCCGCCGCTGACCAACTGGTGCTGGCGCGGACGATCATCGGCCGCGTCGCCCGCCGCTATGGGCTGCGTGTGAGCCTGTCGCCGATGCCTTTTGCCGATAGTGTGGGATCCGGTGCGCATCAGCACTTTTCGCTGGCGACAGCCGAAGGGCCGCTGTTCTCTGGCGGAACAGGGGCCCGAGGTATGACGGCGGCCGGCGAAAGTGCGCTGGCCGGATTACTGGAGGGTTTGCCGGAGGCTCAGGGTATCCTGTGCGGTTCGATCGTGTCGGGGTTGCGGATGAAGCCCGGTAACTGGGCCGGGGCGTATATCTGCTGGGGAACTGAAAACCGGGAAGCCGCACTGAGGTTCGTCTGCAACGCTCGAGGTAAGCCGAACGGCAGCAATGTCGAGGTGAAAGTGGTGGATCCGTCGGCTAATCCCTACTTCGCATCCGCGGCGATTCTCGGCCTGGCCCTCGAGGGAATCAAACATAAGGCGGTGCTTCCGCCGGAAATCACGGTGGACCCGGCAACATTGCCCGACCACGAGCGCCAACGCGCCGGAATTGCGGCGCTCTCCGCTAGCCAAAGCAAAGCCATTGCCGCACTGGATAGTTCGAAGCGGCTTCGAGCTATTCTGGGTGATCCCGCCGTCGATGTGGTGGTCGCGGTCCGCCGCCTGGAACAGGAACGATACGCGAACCTGCGCCCGGAACAACTGGCCGACAAGTTCCGCATGGCCTGGAGTGTGTAA
- a CDS encoding carboxymuconolactone decarboxylase family protein, with product MSRIGPFADDDLAGWLSKSPELGAAIAGFSDAVYNRNRLPLRARELARMVIAYHNECAVCVNTRVGDGPAAGVDDEFYNHAIEWRTWPGYTDQERLAAEFAHRFATEHTVLRDDENFWRRCREQFSEELLADLALSCALWLGMGRVLRTLDIGQACMLTLPSPAHHSG from the coding sequence ATGAGCAGGATCGGGCCTTTTGCCGACGATGACCTCGCGGGTTGGCTGTCGAAATCCCCTGAACTCGGGGCCGCGATCGCCGGGTTCAGCGATGCGGTCTACAACCGCAACCGCTTGCCGCTGCGCGCCCGCGAATTGGCACGCATGGTGATCGCGTATCACAACGAGTGCGCTGTATGTGTCAACACCCGCGTCGGCGACGGGCCCGCCGCCGGTGTCGATGATGAGTTCTACAACCACGCGATCGAGTGGCGCACCTGGCCGGGGTACACCGACCAGGAGCGCCTGGCAGCGGAGTTCGCGCACCGGTTCGCGACGGAGCACACGGTCTTGCGTGATGACGAAAACTTCTGGCGCCGCTGCCGCGAGCAGTTTAGCGAGGAGTTGCTGGCCGACCTGGCGTTGTCGTGTGCGCTCTGGCTGGGAATGGGCCGGGTGCTGCGCACCCTCGATATCGGGCAGGCCTGCATGCTCACCTTGCCTAGCCCGGCCCACCACAGCGGATAG
- the bfr gene encoding bacterioferritin, translating to MHGDPDVLRLLNEQLTSELTAINQYFLHSKMQQNWGFTELASRTRAEAFDEMRHAEMVTDRILLLDGLPNYQRIGSLRVGQTLREQFESDLAIEYDVLNRLKPGIIMCREKQDTTTANLFEKIVADEETHIDYLQTQLELMDKLGEELYSAQCVARPPTN from the coding sequence ATGCACGGTGATCCGGACGTCTTACGCCTGCTCAACGAGCAACTGACCAGCGAACTCACCGCCATTAACCAGTACTTTCTGCACTCCAAGATGCAGCAAAACTGGGGCTTCACCGAATTGGCGTCCCGGACTCGCGCCGAGGCGTTCGATGAAATGCGGCACGCCGAAATGGTCACCGACCGGATCTTGTTACTCGACGGCCTGCCGAACTATCAGCGGATCGGGTCGTTGCGCGTCGGCCAGACGCTACGGGAGCAATTCGAAAGCGACCTGGCGATTGAGTACGACGTGCTGAACCGCCTGAAACCCGGGATCATCATGTGCCGCGAAAAGCAAGACACCACGACCGCAAACCTTTTCGAGAAGATCGTGGCAGACGAGGAAACCCACATCGACTATCTGCAAACGCAGCTGGAACTGATGGACAAGCTCGGCGAGGAACTCTACTCCGCCCAGTGCGTGGCCCGGCCCCCGACGAACTGA
- a CDS encoding (2Fe-2S)-binding protein, with protein MYVCLCVGATTQTVSAAVQRGASTSKQIAAACGAGADCGRCRRTLRAIIAAASPLEPSRSA; from the coding sequence ATGTACGTCTGCCTGTGCGTCGGAGCTACCACCCAGACGGTGTCGGCGGCCGTCCAGCGCGGCGCGTCGACGTCCAAGCAGATTGCCGCTGCCTGCGGGGCCGGCGCCGATTGCGGGCGTTGCCGGCGCACGCTGCGGGCAATCATTGCCGCGGCCTCCCCACTCGAACCCAGCCGGTCAGCCTAG
- a CDS encoding enoyl-CoA hydratase/isomerase family protein, producing the protein MILQSDDTNRVRTLTLNRPEALNAFNEALYDATAEALLAAADDPQVAVVLLTGAGRAFSAGTDLTEMQARVSDPHFVPGKYGFTGLIDALSRFPKPLICAVNGIGVGIGVTILGHADLAFMSSTARLKCPFTSLGVAPEAASSYLLPRLLGRQNAAWLLMSAEWVDAHQALRMGLVWKVCEPSELLTEARRHAEILAAHPISSLMAVKNCIAEPLRPGISAASARENAYFAELLGTQVNAEALAKFTAGRGM; encoded by the coding sequence GTGATCCTGCAGAGCGACGATACCAACCGAGTACGCACCCTCACCCTGAACCGGCCCGAGGCGCTCAATGCCTTCAACGAGGCCCTCTACGATGCCACCGCCGAGGCCCTGCTGGCCGCCGCCGACGATCCGCAGGTCGCCGTCGTGCTGCTGACCGGCGCTGGACGGGCCTTCAGCGCCGGCACCGATCTCACCGAGATGCAGGCGCGTGTCAGCGACCCGCACTTCGTCCCGGGGAAATACGGTTTCACCGGACTCATCGACGCACTCAGCCGTTTCCCCAAACCGCTGATCTGCGCGGTGAACGGTATCGGGGTGGGCATCGGCGTCACCATCCTCGGCCACGCCGACCTGGCGTTCATGTCGTCGACGGCGCGCTTGAAATGCCCGTTCACTAGCCTCGGCGTCGCGCCCGAAGCCGCGTCCTCCTACCTGTTACCGCGGCTGCTGGGCCGGCAGAACGCGGCCTGGCTGTTGATGTCCGCGGAATGGGTGGACGCCCACCAGGCGCTGCGGATGGGGCTGGTCTGGAAAGTCTGCGAACCGTCCGAATTGTTGACCGAGGCGCGCCGACATGCGGAGATTCTTGCTGCGCACCCGATCTCGAGTCTAATGGCGGTCAAAAACTGTATCGCTGAACCGCTGCGCCCGGGGATCAGCGCGGCGAGCGCACGCGAGAACGCCTACTTCGCCGAACTTCTCGGCACGCAGGTCAACGCCGAGGCCCTGGCCAAATTCACCGCAGGCCGGGGCATGTGA
- a CDS encoding TIGR03618 family F420-dependent PPOX class oxidoreductase: MTTLDGAVALARAERGLAVVSTVRADGTVQASLVNVGLLAHPISREPSLGFVTYGKVKLANLRERPQLAITFRDGWRWATVEGHAELAGPDDPQPWLAEPHGLRLLRREVFIAAGGTHDNWDEYDRVMDAERRTVVLVAPTRVYGNA; the protein is encoded by the coding sequence ATGACCACCCTCGACGGCGCTGTGGCACTGGCCCGGGCAGAGCGGGGTCTCGCCGTGGTGTCCACCGTTCGTGCCGACGGGACCGTGCAGGCTTCGCTGGTCAACGTCGGTCTGCTGGCCCACCCGATCAGCCGAGAACCGTCGCTGGGCTTCGTCACCTACGGCAAGGTCAAGCTTGCCAACCTGCGCGAGCGGCCGCAGCTGGCGATCACCTTCCGCGACGGCTGGCGCTGGGCCACCGTCGAGGGCCATGCGGAGCTCGCCGGGCCGGACGACCCGCAGCCCTGGTTGGCCGAGCCCCATGGTTTGCGCCTGCTCAGACGCGAGGTGTTCATCGCTGCCGGGGGCACCCACGACAACTGGGACGAATACGACCGGGTGATGGACGCCGAGCGGCGCACCGTGGTGCTGGTGGCCCCCACCCGGGTGTACGGCAATGCCTGA
- a CDS encoding EthD domain-containing protein: protein MEKVVAVLMTADGDDDWCERLRGPVAAAIVQLGVPGLSVNVRDGAVRDSLMTFTTLDPPVAAVVSMWTQQCYGEQLAAALALLQKEAAHLAAYLVTESVPLAPPVDSGSRTPGLANIALLRRPPGLDQETWLNRWQRDHTPVAIETQATFGYTQNWVVRALTPHAPAIAGIVEELFPAEAVSDLKAFFGAADEDDLHNRLNRMLASTTAFGANENIDTVPTSRYLIKTPFRT, encoded by the coding sequence GTGGAGAAGGTCGTTGCGGTGCTGATGACCGCAGACGGGGACGACGACTGGTGCGAGCGCTTACGCGGTCCGGTGGCCGCCGCCATCGTGCAACTCGGCGTTCCGGGGTTATCGGTCAACGTTCGTGACGGCGCGGTGCGTGATTCGCTGATGACGTTCACGACGCTCGACCCGCCGGTCGCCGCGGTGGTGAGTATGTGGACCCAGCAGTGCTACGGCGAGCAACTTGCGGCGGCGCTGGCCTTGCTGCAGAAGGAAGCCGCGCACCTGGCCGCCTACTTGGTGACCGAATCGGTACCGCTTGCGCCGCCGGTCGACAGCGGTTCGCGGACACCGGGTCTAGCCAATATTGCGTTGCTGCGCCGGCCACCCGGGCTTGACCAAGAGACCTGGCTGAACCGCTGGCAGCGTGACCACACGCCGGTGGCCATCGAGACGCAGGCGACCTTCGGCTATACCCAGAACTGGGTGGTGCGCGCGCTGACTCCCCACGCGCCGGCGATTGCCGGAATCGTCGAAGAATTGTTCCCGGCCGAAGCGGTCAGCGACCTGAAAGCGTTCTTTGGAGCCGCCGACGAGGACGACCTGCATAACCGGCTGAACCGGATGTTGGCCAGCACAACGGCGTTCGGCGCCAACGAGAACATCGACACCGTGCCGACCAGCCGCTACCTCATCAAAACACCGTTTAGGACCTGA